GCTGGTGTTCCAACTCGAAGCGATTGATTACAAACGCGCGACGTTCCGCAACAGCGACCTCTCGATCCAGGAACTGCAGAAGATCATGGAGGGCGACCCCGACGATCCCGCCGACGCCTCGCCTGCGAAGAAGAACGAGCAACTCGACCGGCTGGTCAAGGTGATGGACGGCAGCTCGTTCGTCGGCAAGATGTTCGCGGGGGTCATCCAGATCATCGGCACGAGTCCGAGGTTGCAGGGGCTCACGCGCCTCGCGCTCATCGAGACGCTCGGGCAGATCCGGGGCGACATCACGCAGATGAATGGCCTGCCGCCCGACATGCAGACGCTCATGAAGGTGCTCATCGTCGAGCGGAACCGCGCGGTGATGAAGGACCTCAAGTCCGAGCTGGAAAAGGCGGAGCCCGCGAAGTCGATCTCGATTTTTTATGGCGCGGGCCACATGGAGGATTTCGAGCGACGGCTCCGGCGCGAGCTGAAGCTGGAGCCCGGCGAAACCCTGTGGCTGCCCGCGTTCTCCGTGGACTTGCAGAAGGCGGGGCTGTCGAAGTTCGAGACCGAGATGATCCGCGGGATGGTGAAGAAGCAGATGGAGGTGATCCTGCCCTGAGTCCGGCGTCGGGCCGGTGCCGGCCGCGACGGCGACGGTCACCACTCCGCGTCGCCGGGGAACACACTCTCGAATTTCACGCTTCGGCGCGGCTCGGCCATCATGTCGGCCACGGTGTCACGCCACGCGGCGTAGTGGGAGGTTTCCTTGTGCTTCGCGGGCGCATCCGCGGTGCGATACACCTCCACGAGCACGAAGCGCGTCGGGTCATCCGCCTGCTGCGCGACGTCAAAGCGCGCGATGCCCGGCTCCCGAACGCTGGCGCGCGCGTTCTCGAGCGTGATGCGGCGGAACGCATCCACGCACTCGGGCTTCACACGGACGTGGACATGGACGACGAGCATGGGTGCGGGGTCCAGTTAGTTGCCCGCCCCGATGCACCACAGATTCTTGTGCGTGCGGATGAAGATCCGCCCGTGGCTCACGGCGGGAGATGAGTTGATGAGTTCGTTGTCCAGCGGGTTGATGGCGACTTGCTCGAACTTTTTCGGGTCGGCGCGGAGGACCACGACTTCGCCGCCTTGCGTGGGGCTGTAAAGGTGGTCGCCCGCGAGCACCATCGAGGACCACGAGTCGCGCTTGGCGGACTTGGCCTGGATATTCTCAGACCACGCGACTTTGCCCGTCGTAAGTTCGAGGCACTCGGCGAGCCCGAGTTCGGTGTTGAGAACGTAGACGTGCTGGCCGCGGACGATGCCCGTGCCGAGGCGGTTCTTGGTGCGGACGGTTTGCCAGAGTCGGTTCGCCGCGGTCACGTCGCCCGAACCGCCGCCGCGCACGGCAATGGTCGTGCCGAAGAAACCGCCCATCGCGACGACCACGCCATCCCCGGCGACGGGCGAGCAATACACAAGTTCGTTCAAGCCCTCGCAGCGCCAGAGTTCGCGGCCGGACTTCGGGTCGTAGGCGCGCGCCTGTTGGGGCCAGGGCATCACGAGTTCGTCACGGGCGCCGGCCTTCATGATGATGGGCGTGGAGTAGGTGCAGACCATGCCGCGGTTCTCGCTGCCGCGAAATCCATCCGTCCGCGGCCCGCGTGTGATCGCGGGTTCGTCAGCCTGCCAGACGGTCTTGCCAGTCTTCTTGTCGAGAGCGAGCAACGCGGCCTTGTCGCCGGGGCCGAAGTAGAGCACGCACAAGTCCCCGTGCAGAATCGGCGACGAGGCGTAGCCCCATTCGTAGTGATGCCGGCCAAGGTCGCGCCGCCAAAGTTCGCGGCCGTCCATGTCCCAGCAAAACAGCCCGGCGGAACCAAAGAAGGCGATGACGCGTTCGCCATCCGTCGCGGGCGAGGCGGCGCAGTAGGGATTCTTGCCGTAGCGCTGCTCGGATTGCTTCCATGTGGTGCCTTGTTTCCAAAGCAGCTTGCCGGTGCGCGTGTCGAAGGACATCAGGTTGCGGCCGCCCTCGGCTTCGATGGACTGGGTGATGAACACCTTCCCGCCCCAAACAATCGGGGAGGAATCGCCGCCCTCGGGCAGCGGCGTCTTCCACCGGACATTTTCGGTCGAGGTCCAGTGGGTGGGGATGTCCTTCTCCGGGCTGACGCCGTCGTGGTTT
This genomic interval from Verrucomicrobiota bacterium contains the following:
- a CDS encoding antibiotic biosynthesis monooxygenase yields the protein MLVVHVHVRVKPECVDAFRRITLENARASVREPGIARFDVAQQADDPTRFVLVEVYRTADAPAKHKETSHYAAWRDTVADMMAEPRRSVKFESVFPGDAEW
- a CDS encoding serine/threonine protein kinase encodes the protein MKTLRTFRLAVACLLAAGSASLADNWPMWRGPNHDGVSPEKDIPTHWTSTENVRWKTPLPEGGDSSPIVWGGKVFITQSIEAEGGRNLMSFDTRTGKLLWKQGTTWKQSEQRYGKNPYCAASPATDGERVIAFFGSAGLFCWDMDGRELWRRDLGRHHYEWGYASSPILHGDLCVLYFGPGDKAALLALDKKTGKTVWQADEPAITRGPRTDGFRGSENRGMVCTYSTPIIMKAGARDELVMPWPQQARAYDPKSGRELWRCEGLNELVYCSPVAGDGVVVAMGGFFGTTIAVRGGGSGDVTAANRLWQTVRTKNRLGTGIVRGQHVYVLNTELGLAECLELTTGKVAWSENIQAKSAKRDSWSSMVLAGDHLYSPTQGGEVVVLRADPKKFEQVAINPLDNELINSSPAVSHGRIFIRTHKNLWCIGAGN